The Salvia miltiorrhiza cultivar Shanhuang (shh) chromosome 1, IMPLAD_Smil_shh, whole genome shotgun sequence genome has a window encoding:
- the LOC131021167 gene encoding uncharacterized protein LOC131021167 — translation MVFKKMLVLMMGCLGMSKQPTLPAPPAATGESSSIDVQICGSKRIRLSDGRFLAYTERGVPKNKSNYRVIVVHGFGSSKEMNFMASQEFLEGLKICLLLFDRAGYGESDPNPKRSLKSEASDIEELADKLQLGSKFFVLGVSLGCYPVWGCLRRTPNRLAGVALVVPYINYKWPSLPNDLTRDDYRKGLSRWAVFVASHAPRLLYWWLTQKLFPSSTVLDRNPAFFSRKDLEVLKITPGYQLLSQNKIRDKTVFDSLRRDFVVAFGKWDFDPLELCNPYPQTESTVHIWQGHEDKVVPFQLQRYVSGKLPWIRYHEVSDGGHLLVYDSDVCEAILRSLLLGEDPQIYRPQC, via the exons AtggttttcaagaaaatgttaGTTTTGATGATGGGCTGTTTGGGGATGTCGAAGCAGCCCACGCTGCCTGCTCCTCCAGCTGCAACTGGTGAATCTTCATCCATTGATGTCCAAATTTGTGGATCAAAAAGAATCAGGCTCAGTGATGGCAGATTCTTGGCTTACACAGAGAGAGGAGTCCCCAAGAATAAGTCCAATTACAGAGTTATTGTTGTTCATGGATTTGGAAGCTCTAAAGAGATGAATTTCATGGCCTCCCAG GAGTTTCTTGAGGGGTTGAAGATATGTCTTCTGTTGTTCGACCGGGCTGGATATGGCGAAAGTGATCCCAATCCGAAGAGATCATTGAAGAGTGAAGCATCCGACATTGAAGAACTAGCTGATAAGCTGCAGCTGGGATCAAAGTTCTTCGTGCTTGGGGTGTCGTTGGGGTGCTACCCCGTCTGGGGTTGCCTGAGACGAACACCAAACAG GCTAGCAGGTGTTGCATTAGTAGTTCCTTACATAAACTATAAATGGCCATCTCTTCCTAATGACCTAACGAGGGATGACTATCGCAAGGGCCTCTCCCGGTGGGCTGTCTTCGTTGCAAGCCACGCTCCAAGATTGCTGTATTGGTGGCTGACACAGAAATTGTTCCCTTCATCGACTGTTCTTGATAGGAACCCTGCATTCTTCAGTCGAAAGGACTTGGAAGTGTTGAAGATCACACCGGGCTACCAATTGCTAAGCCAG AACAAGATAAGGGACAAGACCGTGTTTGACTCCCTACGTCGTGACTTTGTGGTTGCCTTTGGCAAGTGGGACTTTGATCCGTTGGAGCTTTGCAACCCCTACCCTCAGACAGAAAGCACGGTGCATATATGGCAAGGGCACGAAGACAAGGTTGTGCCGTTCCAGCTGCAGAGGTACGTCTCTGGGAAACTGCCTTGGATTCGGTATCATGAAGTCTCGGATGGAGGGCATTTGCTAGTTTATGATTCTGATGTGTGTGAAGCCATCTTGAGGTCTCTTTTGCTTGGAGAAGATCCTCAAATATACAGACCTCAATGCTAG